CTTGTCCTCCTTGGGAACCAGGTGAGTCTGaagccctctctcctcctcttccaaaGTGGAAGGGATCTTGCATCAATAGACATCAAATCCGATGGTGGCTCAGAGCTATGGAGTTCAGTGCCTTGGAGTTCCTTGCCATGGAAGAGGGCTGGATAGAGAAGTTCTGTATAGGGAGAGGTTGGGAAAGGGGTCTGAGGAAGCTTTTGGTTTATGTGCTATGTGACTATGTGAGGGTGTTCCTGAGCCAGGCTGCTCTTTGAAGGGCCTTGTCAGGACAAAGTGAGGAAGACCATGTGCCTCATGGCACAGCCTCCACATCCACCTTCAGCAGTTGCCTTGGCCCTTTTGTGATGGAGTAACTGAGCTGATCCTCACCTACCCATGTGCTCTGCTTCCTCTCTACCATCTTTCCCAGGTGCCTCTCCAGCCCAAGACATGTCCTGCTACAACCAGTGCCTGCCATGCCGGCCCTGTGGCCCGACTCCACTGGCCAGcagctgcaacgagccctgCGTCAGGCAGTGCCAGAACTCCACCGTTGTCATTGAGCCCTCTCCCGTGGTGGtgaccctgcccggccccatcctcagctccttcccgcaGAACACCGTTGTGGGATCCTCCACCTCCGCTGCCgttggcagcatcctcagctgtgACGGAGTCCCCATCACCTCTGGCTGCTGTGACCTCTCTGGCATTTCCAGCCGCTACTGTGGCAGAAGGTGCCTGCCCTGCTAAAGAAGCCAGTGGCCATGGCCCTGGGGTTCTTCTCCCAGGAACTTCGTA
This portion of the Anas platyrhynchos isolate ZD024472 breed Pekin duck chromosome 28, IASCAAS_PekinDuck_T2T, whole genome shotgun sequence genome encodes:
- the LOC119714129 gene encoding feather keratin Cos2-3-like, with product MKDQYKRQLSSLLSHPILSPCPPWEPGASPAQDMSCYNQCLPCRPCGPTPLASSCNEPCVRQCQNSTVVIEPSPVVVTLPGPILSSFPQNTVVGSSTSAAVGSILSCDGVPITSGCCDLSGISSRYCGRRCLPC